In a single window of the Drosophila subpulchrella strain 33 F10 #4 breed RU33 chromosome X, RU_Dsub_v1.1 Primary Assembly, whole genome shotgun sequence genome:
- the LOC119556249 gene encoding uncharacterized protein LOC119556249 isoform X1, which yields MFCRLCWIDFNVDEAAVECAGPCGSRFHRDCVDVTGDVAQQLLATGGGYLHSGLEWYCRTCRQLYRLQVYFEIAICDDYSLPVDFVKKRPSSFDPCLAEAIPANPEHWIAPSPQTEFLPFGEAQQALQLPAAAAAAATTSAAATAAAAAPQLPPPLPAPVATLPSQAATAAAAAAATAAILATHQQQQQHQHLSGNINNNNGGNTHSQSSTHNNNNNTLPVGAQQQHQQPQQQRATLQHPPLPNSNIKQASVKLIEGYSDPKDTRNHKKVYHKKAKKRSAPGHKRHQQQQQQQQQLPLQQQQTLPTPRSAQQQQQQQQLQQRHSTYNNNNGNLRKDKQKSQYNSDSSAPKSSDDEADIDEEVEQQPLPVPQASAQTAPLTAAGLNSPDSISDDLVRPLPPQLQRSPRKLTVAPAEHNKRQPSPYYYSDLLKSRDKDKDKDKDKDKDKERDKDREDFKLKCRQSTASEPPQSTQSQLGGYRKSSSLDVPPAAEEQPEAESHEEEDPRTGQDSQSTPKRYSFTEEGVHIIRCETPSTSTSEESDCSECLKRREWHARALALVRKTCNVQPRSQTQIPIQNQSQGQNPTGSELQLQLQHCDAGEGELLKCCPPPPAPAEIQVQVQPMPPHRLLGPAAVCGACITSAPASSSLAGGRGSEPGDDLEEEYFRPRSIFYVHPHGVHECAECAQPAQPSTATANAIAQPSTLSNPSLDLYGDDEDEVDGDEDEDEEDDSEDIMGSRRRQIYETAFDCKIAKSDDDLDEVDRITNCSVLLQLSNGNGGAGTVDMGKVITGSSSKTRAECKRAKNSKNQALQEQTGEAHVQVHQVQAELGKLQLSQVDQQNQNQNQASAAAATAGSGVSASSTQQLPVRGYTPSPPSTAPLPMKFPGKHERYLNMNSIRSAPNLPAANPAHPRLRDLRLPIQSMRHQCGGSSNDNSLTDSAYVNPPSTNSNSNAASGSASASVSATGSAAARRPRSFVLESGRVLELRRSAQGHHQGGQSSHHHHHHHHHGGPGSRSRNRQGQGQTSGGSGGGGGGGGAGGHNYSSTESIATSSSGGSMESLRSSTSEGNRSTSSSESRHSSSLSSHSSESGSGGSGGSSVAYPLRPAPLLLHSKLHILSPISDKSSQEPASASASEQSQQPSQAPMAAQEEDSTGAPAGSVPVNASLKQPRSRGAAPNKALLQLADELLGSDSGISLHSREEGKPQALALQRLTLPKLQLIGAEGSSSGAGNSAAGGSTAGGSVSVSGSGSGSGVAGSGSAGIPQDLRDLPFDMPKLRRRKTLQQEAACTSGSATSVDLGELPFDMPKLRRRLRANQAEINNLLMHSTESSGISQASSSHSMRDDQKLASKLADTALFRQNLTLNLNESRQATKQFGSLDLRGLNSNKELNMNLSQGYVTAVDLIDVTIPLERQGWYHGAITRVEAETTLRPLSEGSFLVRNCESTKQDYSLSLKGAKGFMHMRIQRNETGQYILGQFSRPFETVPEMIRHFCLNRLPVRGAEHMCLIEPVIAQLL from the exons CTGCCATTTGGTGAAGCCCAACAAGCGTTGCAgctaccagcagcagcagcagcagcagcaacaacatccgcagcagcaacagcagcagcagcagcacctcAACTACCGCCCCCGCTGCCCGCCCCCGTGGCAACATTGCCCAGTCAGGCggcaacggcagcagcagcagcagcagcaacagctgcCATTTTGGCCacccaccagcagcagcagcaacatcagcactTGAGCGGCAAcattaacaacaacaacggcggCAACACACACAGCCAATCGAGTAcgcacaacaacaacaacaatacaTTGCCAGTCGgggcacagcagcaacatcagcagccgCAACAGCAACGTGCAACATTGCAACATCCGCCGTTGcccaacagcaacatcaagcAGGCATCGGTGAAATTGATCGAAGGCTATTCAGATCCAAAGGATACGCGCAATCACAAGAAGGTTTACCACAAAAAGGCCAAGAAGCGATCGGCCCCAGGCCACAAgcgccaccagcagcagcagcagcagcagcaacagttgccattgcagcagcaacagacaTTGCCAACGCCCCGAAGTgcccagcaacagcagcagcagcagcaattgcAACAGCGACATTCCacctacaacaacaacaacggcaacTTAAGAAAGGATAAGCAGAAAAGCCAATATAATTCAG ACTCCTCAGCGCCAAAATCCTCCGACGACGAGGCGGACATCGACGAGGAGGTTGAGCAGCAGCCTCTGCCCGTGCCGCAAGCTTCTGCCCAGACTGCCCCATTAACGGCGGCGGGTCTCAACTCCCCGGACTCCATATCCGATGACCTGGTGCGTCCGCTACCACCGCAACTTCAGCGCAGTCCGCGCAAACTGACCGTCGCTCCGGCGGAGCACAATAAGCGCCAGCCCTCGCCCTACTACTACTCCGATCTCCTCAAGAGTCGCGACAAGGACAAGGACAAGGATAAGGACAAGGACAAGGACAAGGAGCGGGACAAGGACAGGGAGGACTTTAAGCTCAAGTGCCGCCAGTCAACGGCCAGTGAACCGCCGCAGTCCACTCAAAGTCAATTGGGTGGCTATCGCAAGAGCTCCAGCTTGGATGTGCCGCCGGCGGCGGAGGAGCAGCCGGAAGCGGAGAGCCACGAGGAGGAGGATCCCAGGACGGGACAGGACTCGCAGTCCACCCCGAAGCGGTACAGTTTCACCGAGGAGGGTGTCCACATCATACGCTGCGAGACACCCAGCACCAGCACATCCGAGGAGTCCGATTGCAGTGAGTGCCTCAAGCGACGCGAGTGGCACGCCCGGGCCTTGGCCCTAGTCCGCAAGACCTGCAACGTCCAGCCAAGGAGCCAGACTCAAATCCCGATTCAGAATCAGAGCCAGGGACAGAATCCCACTGGCAGCGAGCTtcagctgcagctgcagcaCTGCGACGCCGGCGAGGGCGAGCTGCTCAAGTGCTGTCCACCGCCACCGGCTCCAGCGGAGATCCAG GTTCAGGTCCAGCCGATGCCACCGCACCGCCTGCTGGGACCAGCAGCCGTGTGCGGAGCCTGCATCACATCCGCTCCTGCCTCCTCCTCCTTGGCCGGCGGACGGGGCAGCGAGCCCGGCGATGATCTGGAGGAGGAGTACTTCCGGCCGCGCAGCATCTTCTATGTGCATCCGCATGGCGTCCACGAGTGCGCCGAGTGCGCCCAGCCAGCTCAGCCATCGACTGCGACTGCGAATGCGATTGCCCAACCGTCGACGCTGAGCAATCCATCGCTCGATCTCTACGGCGACGACGAAGACGAAGTGGACGgcgacgaggacgaggacgaagAGGACGACTCCGAGGACATCATGGGCAGCCGGCGGCGGCAGATCTACGAGACGGCCTTCGACTGCAAGATAGCCAAGTCGGATGACGACCTGGACGAGGTGGATCGCATCACCAACTGCTCGGTGCTGCTGCAGTTGAGCAATGGCAATGGCGGTGCCGGCACTGTTGACATGGGCAAGGTCATCACCGGCTCCTCCTCGAAGACGCGGGCGGAATGCAAGCGGGCCAAGAACTCGAAGAATCAGGCACTGCAAGAGCAAACGGGCGAGGCCCATGTCCAGGTGCATCAGGTGCAGGCGGAGCTGGGCAAGCTGCAGCTCAGCCAGGTGGACCAGcagaatcagaatcagaaCCAGGCATCCGCCGCCGCGGCCACCGCCGGCAGTGGAGTAAGTGCGTCCAGCACCCAACAGCTACCGGTGCGCGGCTATACACCATCGCCACCATCGACGGCGCCGCTGCCGATGAAATTCCCGGGGAAACATGAGCGCTACCTGAACATGAACAGCATACGGAGTGCACCCAATCTGCCCGCCGCCAATCCGGCGCATCCCCGTCTGCGGGATCTCCGCCTGCCCATTCAGTCCATGCGGCATCAGtgcggcggcagcagcaatgACAACAGTCTCACCGACAGCGCCTACGTGAATCCGCCCTCGACCAACTCGAATTCGAATGCGGCCTCGGGTTCCGCCTCGGCATCCGTTTCCGCAACGGGATCCGCAGCAGCCCGCCGGCCACGATCCTTTGTCCTGGAATCGGGCAGGGTCCTGGAACTACGCCGCAGTGCCCAGGGTCATCATCAGGGTGGTCAGTCGAGCCATCATcaccaccatcatcatcatcatggcGGACCAGGCAGCCGGAGCAGGAATCGCCAGGGGCAGGGACAAACGTCTGGTGGCagcggcggaggaggaggaggaggaggagctggaGGTCACAACTACAGCAGCACGGAGAGCATCGCCACCTCGAGCAGTGGCGGCAGCATGGAATCCCTGCGTTCCAGCACCAGTGAGGGCAATCGCAGCAcctccagctccgagtcgcgGCACTCCAGTTCGCTGAGCTCGCACAGTTCGGAAAGCGGAAGTGGTGGCAGTGGTGGCTCCAGTGTGGCCTACCCCCTGCGGCCGGCTCCTCTGCTGCTGCACTCCAAGCTGCACATCCTCAGTCCCATCTCCGACAAATCCTCGCAGGAACCGGCCTCCGCGAGTGCCTCGGAGCAATCACAGCAGCCGTCCCAGGCGCCGATGGCGGCGCAAGAGGAGGATTCCACTGGCGCCCCAGCAGGGAGCGTTCCGGTGAATGCCTCCCTAAAGCAACCGCGCAGTCGTGGTGCTGCGCCCAATAAGGCCCTGCTCCAGCTGGCCGATGAACTCCTCGGTTCGGATAGTGGGATATCGCTGCATTCCCGGGAGGAGGGCAAACCCCAGGCCTTGGCCCTGCAGCGTCTAACGCTGCCCAAGCTTCAGTTGATCGGAGCCGAGGGCTCGAGCTCGGGGGCAGGAAACTCAGCTGCGGGTGGCAGTACGGCCGGAGGATCGGTCTCGGTCTCGGGATCGGGCTCGGGATCAGGGGTAGCCGGTTCAGGATCAGCTGGCATTCCGCAGGATCTGCGCGATCTGCCCTTCGATATGCCTAAATTGAGGCGCCGCAAGACGCTGCAACAGGAGGCCGCCTGCACCTCGGGCAGTGCCACCTCTGTGGATCTCGGCGAGCTGCCCTTCGACATGCCCAAGCTGCGGCGACGCCTCCGGGCCAACCAGGCGGAGATCAACAACCTGCTGATGCACAGCACCGAGTCCAGCGGCATCTCGCAGGCCTCCTCCAGCCACTCGATGCGCGACGATCAGAAGTTGGCCAGCAAGTTGG CAGATACAGCACTTTTCCGGCAGAACCTCACCCTGAACTTGAACGAGTCGCGACAGGCCACCAAGCAGTTTGGCAGCCTGGATCTGAGGGGTCTCAATAGCAACAAGGAGCTGAACATGAACCTCAGCCAGGGATATGTCACCGCTGTGGATCTCATCGATGTCACCATTCCGCTGGAACGGCAGGG TTGGTACCATGGCGCCATCACGCGAGTTGAGGCGGAGACCACGCTGCGTCCGCTGTCCGAGGGATCCTTCCTGGTGCGCAACTGCGAGTCGACCAAGCAGGACTACTCGCTGTCCCTCAA GGGCGCCAAGGGCTTCATGCATATGCGGATACAGCGCAACGAGACCGGCCAGTACATCCTGGGCCAGTTCAGCCGTCCCTTCGAAACGGTTCCCGAGATGATCCGTCACTTTTGCCTCAACCGGCTGCCAGTTCGAGGAGCCGAGCACATGTGTCTCATCGAGCCGGTCATCGCCCAGCTGCTCTAG